A genomic segment from Phalacrocorax carbo unplaced genomic scaffold, bPhaCar2.1 SCAFFOLD_58, whole genome shotgun sequence encodes:
- the LOC135311099 gene encoding polyadenylate-binding protein 1-like, which produces MNPSAPSYPVASLYVGDLHPDVTEAMLYEKFSPVGPILSIRVCRDMITRRSLGYAYVNFQQPADAERALDTMNFDVIKGKPVRIMWSERNPSLRRSGVGNIFIEHLDKSIDNKALWDTFSAFGNILSSKVVCDESGSKGYGFVHFERQEAAERAIEKMNGMLLNGRKVFVGRFKSREEREAELGARAKEFTNVYIKNFGEDMDDERLEELFGKFGPALSVKVMTDESGKSKGFGFVSFERHEDAQKAVDEMNGKELNGKQIYVGWAQKKVERQTELKHKFEQMKQDRFTRYQGAKVYVKNLDGIDDERLRKEFSPFGTITSAKVMMEGGRSKGFGFVCFSSPEEATKAVTQMNGRIVANKPLYVALAQRKEERQALLTTVHMQRMAYVRAVANPVINPYQPAPPSGCFMAAVPQTQNFAAYYPTNQLAQLARPSPRWTAQGARPRPFKNMPGAICRAAPRPPFSTMRPASSQVPRVMSTQRVANTSAQTMGPRPAAAATAAAPAVRTVLQYAYTGDVRNPQQHLNRQPQVAMQQPAVHVQGQEPLTASMLASAPPQQQKQMLGERLFPLIQSMHPTLAGKITGMLLEMDNSELLYMLESPESLRSKVDKAVAVLQAHQAKEAAQKAVNNPTGVPSV; this is translated from the exons ATGaaccccagcgcccccagctACCCCGTGGCCTCCCTCTACGTGGGGGATCTGCACCCCGACGTGACGGAGGCCATGCTCTACGAGAAGTTCAGCCCCGTCGGGCCCATCCTCTCCATCCGCGTCTGCAGGGATATGATCACCCGCCGGTCGCTCGGTTATGCCTATGTCAActtccagcagcctgctgaCG ctgaaagagCTTTGGATACCATGAACTTTGATGTCATCAAAGGCAAACCAGTGCGCATCATGTGGTCTGAGCGCAATCCATCTCTACGCAGAAGTGGTGTAGGAAATATCTTCATCGAACACTTGGACAAATCAATTGATAACAAAGCTTTGTGGGACAcgttttctgcttttggaaacaTCCTATCTTCTAAG gtGGTATGTGATGAAAGTGGATCCAAGGGTTATGGATTTGTACATTTTGAGAGACaagaagctgcagaaagagcTATTGAAAAAATGAATGGTATGCTGCTTAATGGCCGCAAAGT ATTTGTTGGAAGGTTTAAATCTCGCGAGGAACGTGAGGCAGAGCTTGGAGCCAGAGCAAAGGAATTCACCAATGTTTACATCAAGAATTTCGGAGAAGACATGGATGATGAGAGACTTGAGGAACTCTTTGGCAAGTTTG GTCCTGCCCTAAGCGTGAAAGTTATGACTGATGAGAGTGGAAAATCCAAAGGCTTTGGCTTTGTTAGTTTTGAAAGACATGAAGATGCCCAGAAA GCTGTAGATGAGATGAATGGCAAAGAGCTCAATGGGAAACAAATCTATGTTGGCTGGGCTCAGAAAAAGGTGGAAAGACAGACGGAGCTGAAGCACAAGTTTGAACAAATGAAGCAGGACAGGTTCACCAGATACCAG GGTGCAAAGGTTTACGTGAAAAATCTTGATGGGATTGATGATGAGCGTCTTCGAAAAGAATTCTCCCCATTTGGTACAATCACTAGTGCAAAG GTCATGATGGAAGGTGGCCGCAGCAAAGGATTTGGATTTGTATGCTTTTCATCACCAGAAGAAGCCACCAAAGCTGTCACACAAATGAATGGTAGAATTGTGGCTAATAAACCATTATATGTAGCTCTAGCCCAGCGTAAAGAAGAGCGCCAAGCTCTTCTCACCACCGTGCATATGCAGAGAATGGCATATGTAAGAGCCGTAGCTAATCCTGTAATCAACCCTTACCAGCCAGCACCTCCTTCAGGTTGCTTCATGGCAGCTGTCCCACAG ACTCAGAACTTTGCTGCATACTATCCTACTAATCAACTCGCTCAACTTGCTAGACCTAGTCCTCGCTGGACTGCTCAGGGTGCCAGACCTCGTC CATTCAAAAACATGCCTGGTGCTATCTGCCGAGCAGCACCCAGACCACCATTTAGCACCATGAGACCAGCTTCCTCACAAGTTCCACGAGTCATGTCAACACAACGTGTTG ctaataCATCAGCACAAACAATGGGTCCAcgtcctgcagcagctgccactgcagctgctcctgctgtaCGCACAGTACTACAATACGCATACACTGGAGATGTTCGTAATCCTCAGCAGCATCTTAATAGACAGCCGCAGGTTGCTATGCAGCAG CCTGCTGTCCATGTGCAAGGTCAGGAACCCTTGACTGCTTCCATGTTGGCTTCTGCTCCtccacaacaacaaaagcagatGTTAG GTGAACGTCTATTTCCTCTCATTCAAAGCATGCACCCTACTCTGGCGGGTAAGATCACTGGTATGTTGTTGGAGATGGACAACTCTGAACTCCTCTACATGCTCGAGTCTCCTGAGTCTCTTCGTTCGAAG GTTGATAAAGCTGTAGCCGTACTACAAGCCCACCAAGCTAAAGAGGCTGCTCAAAAGGCAGTTAATAATCCCACTGGGGTTCCGAGTGTTTAA